Proteins encoded by one window of Cloeon dipterum chromosome 2, ieCloDipt1.1, whole genome shotgun sequence:
- the LOC135937801 gene encoding ATP-dependent helicase brm-like isoform X1 gives MHPQPHQQGPPQGPPGPHMQHMGPHGVPPGQQHMIQQHPSSMGPLMPPHGPPGGYMGPQGPHPGHPMQMGPHPGHHGPHPGPHGGPMGPMGLGPHQGPPSSQGPSPGGHQAPPHQSSGGPPGPHQQGPPHQGPPGGPNQQGPHQGPGGPHAPGPMQGPHQSAGGPHHQGPPHPGQGGSPLHQGPTHQGSGPPGPSHQGPPHQGPGHQGPSGPHQGHSMSGPMQGGHHPPGPHQGHHQGPPGPHQAQGPHQGPPGAPHQGPPNSLPGPMGHQGPSGPPHQSMPGGPHQGMPHHGPHQTMPPHQGGPMPMHPGQHPQGPPHPGHQGNPPQQGYNQQESLGAMQRAIDSMDDKGLQDDPRFPHLSSMRSRQGMPSQGYGPGPSGPGDAGSGRGPSQPHNFSPQQLQQLKAQIMAYRMLGRGAAVTPQVAMGVQGKRMDCLPGAPPNQPGGPVPSPLMGSPGSQSPGPPHMGSPGPYPARGSQSPSGAPQPQQPPTPQGPPVSQSQPSPESGATTSSSSGPASTSSSAPPASASSPQMSHPMRPPCPPGGQPPNQSPMMAQMAPTTGAPPPVGVPPPPHMMPRHSGPPGPGGGGPPMLGGPPPAGGFHPMMPQQRPGMPGMPPQHMPPGQQAPQPNAYPAQMQGPSGTQQQPGPTGPPMPLGQPQQQPQQKSQVRVTTLAKPNGIDPIAMLSERENRVAASIAFRIEELTQIAPTLPEDLKIKAQIELRALKVLNIQRQLRAEIVACTRRDTTLETAINIKAYRRTKRQGLREARITEKLEKQQKMEADRKRRLKHQEYLNTVLQHSKDFKEFYRNNLVKIAKVNKAVMNWHANAEREQKKEQERIEKERMRRLMAEDEEGYRKLIDQKKDKRLAFLLSQTDEYISNLTEMVKSHKMEQKKKQIEEKKLSQQKKKKGDEGENNDESSQSSDVRVNVIDKATGNTLTGEDAPLASQLKEWLEQHPGWEPEDEDWDAADSEDDESGEKKADKDGKNDEEHNKKPMHKAKVEDDEYKKNSEEQTYYSIAHTIGEEVKEQASILVNGNLKEYQIKGLEWLVSLYNNNLNGILADEMGLGKTIQTIALITYLMEKKKVNGPFLIIVPLSTLSNWVLEFEKWAPTVLVVAYKGSPCMRRTVQSQMRSTKFNVLLTTYEYVIKDKAVLAKMHWKYMIIDEGHRMKNHHCKLTQVLNTHYIAPHRLLLTGTPLQNKLPELWALLNFLLPSIFKSCSTFEQWFNAPFATTGEKVELNEEETILIIRRLHKVLRPFLLRRLKKEVEAQLPDKVEYIVKCDMSSLQKVLYRHMQSKGVLLTDGSEKGNKGKGGAKALMNTIVQLRKLCNHPFMFQHIEEKFCDHVGCTGTTVSGPDLFRVSGKFELLDRILPKLKATNHRVLLFCQMTQLMTILEDYLGWRNFSYLRLDGTTKSDERGDLLKRFNSKESTYFIFLLSTRAGGLGLNLQAADTVIIFDSDWNPHQDLQAQDRAHRIGQQNEVRVLRLMTVNSVEERILAAARYKLNMDEKVIQAGMFDQKSTGSERQQFLQSILHQDETEEEEENEVPDDETVNQMIARSENEFEIFQRMDIDRRREEAKLGSSRKSRLIEESELPDWLVKEDDEVFQYEEEEEKFYGRGTRQRKEVDYTDSLTEKEWLKAIEEGSEDFEEETKKVRKKTRKRKRKGEDEDEEDVNDSLAGSSCASPASTGGGGGGSKKRKMTANDKKMKNGLKKLMEIVVKYTDSDGRVLSEPFMKLPTRRELPDYYEVIKKPLDIKKILARVEDGRISDFDDLERDFMQLCKNAQDYNEEASLIHEDSIVLQSVFTNARQRLEQESDLGKDDDSMAPDDDSEEEVEPAKKGRKPKGRTPGPKKKRGPKSKYVSDDDEDDAQPGPSSATFGAENFPSL, from the exons ATGCATCCACAGCCCCACCAACAGGGGCCACCGCAAGGTCCTCCCGGTCCACACATGCAGCACATGGGGCCTCACGGAGTGCCTCCAGGCCAGCAACATATGATTCAGCAACACCCGTCCAGTATGGGGCCTCTTATGCCCCCACACGGTCCGCCTGGAGGCTACATGGGCCCACAGGGTCCCCATCCAGGTCACCCTATGCAAATGGGACCACATCCAGGGCACCATGGTCCCCACCCCGGGCCTCACGGAGGGCCGATGGGCCCAATGGGTTTGGGACCTCACCAGGGCCCGCCCAGCTCTCAAGGCCCGTCCCCCGGCGGTCACCAAGCACCGCCACACCAGAGCTCAGGAGGGCCCCCTGGCCCCCACCAGCAAGGTCCTCCTCATCAGGGACCACCTGGTGGCCCTAACCAACAAGGGCCTCACCAAGGGCCAGGTGGACCTCACGCGCCTGGCCCAATGCAGGGACCCCACCAAAGCGCAGGAGGACCCCACCATCAGGGGCCACCTCACCCAGGCCAAGGTGGCTCTCCATTGCACCAAGGGCCCACTCACCAAGGTTCTGGACCTCCAGGTCCATCACACCAAGGACCGCCCCACCAGGGTCCAGGCCATCAAGGTCCCTCAGGACCGCATCAGGGTCATTCAATGTCTGGACCTATGCAAGGAGGTCACCATCCTCCCGGACCCCATCAag GTCACCATCAAGGCCCTCCAGGACCTCATCAGGCACAAGGACCACATCAGGGCCCTCCAG GTGCGCCACATCAAGGTCCACCAAACTCGCTGCCTGGCCCTATGGGGCATCAAGGTCCATCAGGACCTCCGCACCAATCCATGCCGGGAGGGCCACACCAAGGAATGCCCCATCATGGGCCACACCAAACGATGCCTCCACACCAGGGTGGTCCAATGCCAATGCACCCGGGGCAGCATCCCCAAGGACCGCCCCACCCAGGCCACCAGGGCAATCCTCCGCAGCAG GGCTATAACCAACAAGAAAGTCTGGGCGCAATGCAAAGAGCCATTGACTCAATGGACGACAAAGGTTTGCAAGACGATCCGCGCTTTCCTCACCTGTCATCAATGCGCTCCCGTCAGGGCATGCCGAGTCAG GGATACGGGCCCGGACCTTCAGGTCCAGGTGACGCTGGCAGTGGCCGAGGTCCGAGTCAGCCACATAATTTCTCGCCTCAGCAACTGCAGCAGTTGAAGGCGCAGATCATGGCGTACCGAATGTTGGGCCGCGGTGCGGCCGTAACACCGCAGGTGGCGATGGGCGTACAGGGCAAGCGCATGGATTGCCTTCCAGGAGCACCACCGAACCAGCCCGGCGGTCCTGTTCCCTCGCCATTGATGGGCAGCCCTGGAAGTCAGTCGCCAG GGCCCCCACACATGGGTTCTCCAGGGCCTTACCCTGCCAGGGGCAGTCAGTCCCCGTCTGGGGCTCCACAGCCCCAGCAACCACCCACGCCGCAGGGACCACCAGTTTCCCAGTCGCAGCCTTCACCCGAGAGTG GTGCTACCACAAGCTCCTCCTCCGGCCCTGCCAGCACCAGCAGCTCTGCCCCTCCTGCCTCCGCCTCCTCCCCCCAAATGAGCCACCCCATGCGTCCCCCGTGTCCCCCCGGGGGTCAGCCGCCGAACCAGTCGCCCATGATGGCGCAGATGGCCCCTACGACGGGGGCCCCGCCACCCGTGGGCGTGCCACCGCCTCCCCACATGATGCCCCGCCACTCAGGGCCCCCGGGTCCTGGCGGCGGTGGCCCACCAATGCTTGGCGGCCCGCCCCCCGCGGGTGGCTTCCACCCCATGATGCCCCAGCAGCGTCCCGGCATGCCCGGAATGCCCCCGCAGCACATGCCCCCGGGGCAGCAAGCCCCTCAGCCTAACGCTTACCCTGCTCAAATGCAAGGCCCTTCAGGTACGCAACAGCAGCCAGGCCCGACCGGACCGCCCATGCCCCTGgggcagccgcagcagcagccgcagcagaaGTCTCAGGTCAGAGTGACCACCCTGGCCAAACCGAACGGCATCGATCCAATTGCGATGCTGAGTGAGCGAGAAAACAG GGTGGCAGCGTCGATAGCGTTCCGAATTGAAGAGCTGACACAGATCGCCCCGACCCTACCTGAAGATCTGAAAATCAAGGCCCAAATAGAGCTGCGAGCGTTGAAGGTACTGAACATTCAGCGCCAACTGCGGGCCGAGATCGTGGCGTGCACAAGACGTGACACTACCCTGGAGACTGCCATCAACATCAAGGCGTACAGGCGGACCAAAAGGCAAGGTCTGCGCGAAGCTCGCATAACCGAAAAGCtggaaaagcagcaaaaaatggagGCTGACCGAAAGCGCAGGCTGAAACACCAGGAGTACCTCAACACGGTGCTTCAGCACAGCAAAGACTTCAAAGAGTTCTACCGCAACAACTTGGTCAAAATCGCCAAGGTAAATAAAGCCGTGATGAACTGGCACGCCAACGCGGAGAGGGAGCAGAAGAAGGAACAAGAGCGCATCGAGAAGGAGCGTATGCGGCGACTGATGGCCGAGGACGAGGAGGGCTACCGCAAGCTCATCGATCAGAAGAAAGACAAGCGCCTCGCATTCCTCCTCTCGCAAACTGATGAGTACATTTCAAACCTGACAGAAATGGTCAAGTCGCACAAAATGGAGCAAAAGAAGAAacaaattgaagagaaaaag TTGTCacagcaaaagaaaaagaaaggagACGAAGGCGAGAATAACGACGAGAGCTCGCAGTCTAGCGATGTTCGCGTGAACGTGATTGATAAGGCAACAG GCAACACACTGACTGGAGAGGATGCGCCGCTGGCTAGTCAGCTGAAGGAGTGGCTTGAACAACATCCTGGTTGGGAGCCAGAGGACGAGGACTGGGACGCAGCAGACTCTGAAGACGATGAGTCTGGCGAGAAAAAGGCGGACAAGGATGGCAAAAATGATGAGGAACACAACAAAAAGCCAATGCATAAAGCCAAGGTTGAAGATGATGAGTACAAAAAGAACAGTGAGGAGCAGACATACTACAGCATCGCTCATACCATCGGTGAAGAGGTCAAAGAGCAAGCCAGTATCTTGGTGAATGGCAATCTCAAGGAATACCAAATTAAG GGTCTGGAATGGCTTGTGTCTTTGtacaacaataatttgaaCGGTATCCTGGCCGACGAGATGGGTCTGGGTAAGACAATCCAGACAATTGCCTTGATTACCTATCTGATGGAGAAGAAAAAGGTCAACGGCCCCTTCCTCATCATTGTTCCCCTCTC GACCTTGTCAAACTGGGTGTTGGAGTTTGAGAAGTGGGCACCAACCGTGCTGGTGGTAGCGTACAAGGGGTCGCCGTGCATGCGGCGCACTGTGCAGAGCCAGATGCGCTCGACCAAGTTCAACGTGCTTTTGACCACATATGAGTACGTAATTAAGGACAAAGCGGTGCTGGCCAAAATGCACTGGAAGTACATGATCATCGACGAGGGCCACCGCATGAAGAACCACCACTGCAAGCTGACGCAGGTGCTGAACACGCACTACATCGCGCCACACCGCCTCCTGCTCACCGGCACACCGCTGCAAAACAAGCTGCCAGAGCTGTGGGCGCTCCTCAACTTCCTGCTGCCTTCCATCTTCAAGTCGTGCAGCACTTTCGAGCAGTGGTTTAACGCCCCCTTTGCTACCACCGGTGAGAAGGTGGAGCTCAACGAGGAGGAAACCATCCTCATCATCCGCCGTCTGCACAAAGTCCTCCGACCCTTCTTGCTGCGCCGACTCAAGAAGGAGGTCGAGGCGCAGCTGCCCGACAAGGTCGAGTACATCGTCAAATGCGACATGTCCAGTCTGCAGAAGGTGCTCTACAG gcaCATGCAGAGCAAAGGTGTATTGCTGACTGATGGCTCGGAGAAAGGAAACAAAGGCAAGGGTGGTGCTAAAGCCCTTATGAACACGATTGTGCAGCTGCGCAAGCTATGCAACCATCCTTTCATGTTCCAACACATAGAGGAGAAATTCTGCGACCACGTTGGCTGCACAGGCACTACAGTTAGTGG gcCTGACTTGTTCCGCGTCTCTGGCAAATTTGAGCTTCTAGACAGAATACTGCCGAAGCTAAAGGCTACGAACCACCGCGTACTGCTCTTCTGTCAGATGACGCAGCTGATGACCATTCTGGAGGACTATCTCGGCTGGAGAAACTTCAGCTATCTCCGACTAGATGGAACGACCAAGTCAGACGAGCGTGGTGACCTGCTTAAAAGGTTCAACTCCAAGGAGTCGACCTACTTCATCTTCCTGCTCAGCACAAGGGCTGGTGGCCTCGGTCTCAACTTGCAGGCCGCTGACACGGTCATAATTTTCGACTCGGACTGGAATCCTCACCAG GACTTGCAAGCTCAGGATCGCGCGCATCGCATTGGCCAGCAGAACGAGGTGCGTGTGCTGCGTCTGATGACGGTCAACTCGGTTGAGGAGCGAATCCTGGCCGCGGCGCGTTACAAGCTCAACATGGATGAAAAGGTCATCCAGGCCGGCATGTTTGACCAGAAAAGTACAGGTTCTGAGCGTCAGCAGTTCCTCCAAAGTATTTTACACCAGGATGAAACTGAGGAAGAG GAGGAGAACGAAGTTCCTGATGACGAGACAGTAAACCAGATGATCGCGCGTTCCGAGAACGAGTTTGAGATTTTCCAGCGTATGGACATCGACCGGCGGCGCGAAGAAGCAAAGCTGGGTTCAAGTAGGAAGTCGCGACTGATAGAGGAAAGTGAGTTGCCCGACTGGCTGGTCAAGGAGGACGACGAGGTCTTCCAGTacgaggaggaagaggagaaGTTTTACGGGCGCGGCACCAGGCAGCGCAAGGAGGTCGACTACACTGACAGTCTCACCGAGAAGGAGTGGCTCAAA GCAATTGAAGAGGGTAGCGAGGACTTTGAGGAAGAAACAAAGAAGGTGAGAAAGAAGACGCGGAAGCGCAAGCGCAAGGGCGAAGACGAGGACGAGGAGGACGTGAACGACAGTCTGGCGGGATCAAGCTGCGCCAGCCCTGCCTCCACCGGGGGTGGCGGCGGAGGCAGCAAGAAGCGCAAGATGACAGCCAACgataagaaaatgaaaaacggGCTAAAGAAGCTGATGGAAATTGTCGTAAAGTACACTGACAG TGACGGACGCGTGCTGAGTGAGCCATTCATGAAGCTTCCAACGAGGAGGGAGCTGCCTGACTATTATGAAGTTATCAAAAAGCCACTTGATATTAAGAAGATACTTGCTAGAGTTGAAGATGGAAGG ATCTCAGATTTTGACGACCTGGAGCGTGACTTCATGCAGCTGTGCAAGAACGCGCAGGACTACAACGAAGAGGCGTCGCTGATTCATGAGGATTCGATTGTGCTGCAGTCAGTGTTTACGAACGCGCGGCAGCGGCTGGAGCAGGAATCCGACCTGGGCAAGGACGACGACTCGATGGCGCCGGATGACGACTCAGAGGAAGAGGTGGAGCCGGCCAAGAAAGGCCGCAAACCCAAGGGCCGCACGCCAGGCCCCAAGAAAAAGCGCGGCCCCAAAAGCAAGTACGTGAGCGATGACGACGAAGACGATGCGCAGCCAGGACCGTCGTCTGCCACATTTGGCGCTGAAAATTTCCCCAGCCTCTAG